Proteins co-encoded in one Bacillota bacterium genomic window:
- a CDS encoding DNA polymerase III subunit alpha, translating to MLEPPFAHLHVHSPFSFLDGASSIESLVERAAKLGQPALALTDHNNLSGAVRFVRAAGAAGIKPILGAEVTTVGGYHLVLLARDEGGYRNLCRLLSRAHLEGRRREPEVTRENLAAHRQGLVALSSCRRGEIPALILQGRLLEAEAAARRLQALFGPDFYLELVAGLLPGDNYLHRTLADLAAALKIKLVATANVHYASREDFPLHDLFTCVRTHTTVSTVHSERPLNSENYLKSAAEIKALLAAYPQAVTESARLAESLSPSLPTGKLLFPRFPAPPRETAVSMLQRLTFQGAFERYGSLTDTLRQRLKQELAVIADLGFADYFLVLWDVVREAKVRRIRCAGRGSAADSVVAYCLGITEVDAFHRQLLFERFLSRERAEQPDIDLDVDARRRDELAEYLKERYGRDKVAAVATYSTFQARSAVRDLGKALELPPDEVDQLAKRLPYFVPADGIIAAREKVPELKNSSLPWERYQQLLSFCAAAAGFPRHLGTHLGGLVVAREPLSTLVPLQYSAKGAVVTQFDKNDIEDLGLVKLDLLSLRTLSAVEESLVLTSRGGKEIPYENLPLDDVKTFELLRSGNTIGVFQLESPAQRALQRRLAADNMEDIVASLALIRPGPIKGNMVDPFVARRRGQEAVTYPHPELKPVLAKTFGVVLFQEQVIEIARIIAGFTAGEADRLRRVMTHARSQKEMDAIGSEFIARAMGRGLKRQEAEEIFATIAGYASYGFCEAHAAAFATTAYKTAYLLAHCPAEYLAALLSCQPLGYYPPWVLIGEARRRGIKILPPDINVSAAGYTVENGALRIGLKQIKGMKEKVLTELLAVRENQAFISWADLTERVDLPANLRAALILAGAALAFNPNRRALLWQDNLNCTGSKVPDFTPAERIALEWDILGFSWSGHPLSLVRSQLAGAGVLPIGAASRQRPGVECWVAGLPIRPHRPPTRSGRRVAFLSLEDETGLLDVTVFEDVYHRYGHILFSGQLKPLLIRGYCQGQNSRSSFIAQELKVLKFK from the coding sequence ATGCTTGAGCCGCCTTTTGCTCACCTACACGTTCATTCGCCCTTTTCTTTTTTAGACGGGGCCAGTTCTATCGAGTCTTTGGTGGAGCGAGCGGCTAAGTTGGGGCAACCGGCGCTGGCTCTCACCGACCATAATAACTTATCGGGGGCAGTGCGGTTTGTCCGGGCGGCTGGGGCTGCGGGGATTAAGCCTATCTTAGGGGCGGAGGTGACCACTGTCGGTGGTTATCATTTGGTACTGTTGGCCCGTGATGAAGGCGGCTATCGCAATCTGTGCCGGCTGCTTAGCAGGGCTCACCTGGAGGGAAGGCGGCGAGAGCCGGAGGTTACGAGGGAGAACTTGGCGGCCCATCGTCAGGGCTTGGTGGCGCTGTCCAGTTGTCGCCGGGGAGAAATACCGGCGCTTATTTTACAAGGACGTTTACTGGAGGCTGAGGCGGCCGCCCGAAGGCTGCAGGCTTTGTTCGGCCCCGATTTTTATTTAGAATTAGTAGCCGGGTTATTACCGGGTGACAATTATTTGCATCGCACCTTGGCTGATTTAGCCGCGGCTCTAAAGATAAAATTAGTGGCCACGGCTAATGTCCATTATGCCAGCCGGGAGGATTTTCCTCTACATGATCTGTTTACCTGTGTCCGGACTCATACTACCGTGTCTACTGTGCATTCAGAGCGGCCGCTCAATAGCGAAAACTATTTAAAGTCGGCGGCTGAAATAAAAGCACTATTGGCCGCTTATCCGCAAGCAGTGACGGAAAGTGCACGGCTGGCCGAATCGCTCAGTCCTTCGCTACCTACGGGAAAACTGCTGTTTCCTCGCTTTCCTGCTCCGCCGAGAGAAACAGCTGTGTCCATGCTACAGCGGCTTACTTTTCAGGGTGCCTTTGAGCGTTACGGTAGCCTAACGGACACGTTACGTCAGCGGCTAAAGCAGGAGCTGGCGGTGATCGCGGACCTTGGCTTTGCCGATTACTTTCTCGTCTTATGGGATGTGGTCAGAGAAGCCAAGGTCCGTCGTATTCGTTGCGCCGGGCGCGGATCGGCCGCCGACTCGGTGGTGGCCTATTGTTTGGGGATTACCGAAGTGGACGCTTTTCACCGCCAGCTGTTGTTTGAGCGCTTTCTCAGCCGGGAACGGGCAGAGCAGCCGGATATTGATCTGGATGTGGACGCCAGGCGGCGCGATGAGCTGGCCGAATACTTGAAGGAGCGGTATGGCCGGGATAAAGTGGCGGCGGTGGCCACCTATAGTACCTTTCAAGCCCGGTCAGCCGTGCGGGATTTGGGCAAAGCCTTAGAATTGCCTCCAGACGAGGTTGACCAACTGGCAAAACGCCTGCCTTATTTCGTACCGGCCGATGGCATTATAGCGGCGCGGGAGAAAGTGCCGGAATTAAAAAACAGCTCCCTACCCTGGGAGCGATATCAACAGCTGCTTTCTTTTTGCGCTGCCGCGGCCGGGTTTCCCCGTCACTTAGGGACCCACCTGGGTGGATTGGTAGTGGCTCGCGAACCCCTGTCGACTCTGGTTCCCCTGCAGTATTCAGCCAAAGGAGCTGTGGTGACCCAGTTCGATAAAAACGATATCGAGGATTTAGGCTTAGTGAAGCTGGATTTGTTATCACTGCGCACGTTAAGCGCAGTAGAGGAATCTCTGGTCCTAACAAGCAGGGGTGGAAAGGAAATCCCCTATGAGAATTTGCCTCTGGATGATGTCAAGACATTTGAGCTGCTGCGCTCCGGTAACACTATTGGGGTCTTCCAATTGGAAAGTCCGGCTCAGCGGGCTTTGCAGCGGCGATTGGCTGCCGACAATATGGAGGATATTGTGGCCAGCCTAGCCCTGATTCGTCCCGGACCAATCAAAGGTAATATGGTGGATCCGTTTGTAGCCCGCCGTCGGGGCCAAGAGGCCGTGACTTATCCACATCCAGAACTTAAGCCGGTGCTGGCTAAGACTTTCGGGGTAGTACTGTTTCAGGAGCAGGTGATCGAAATTGCCCGCATTATCGCCGGCTTTACCGCTGGGGAGGCCGACCGGCTGCGGCGGGTGATGACCCATGCCCGATCCCAAAAAGAAATGGATGCCATCGGTTCGGAGTTTATCGCCCGAGCCATGGGTCGGGGCCTTAAGCGCCAGGAAGCAGAAGAAATTTTCGCCACTATAGCCGGTTATGCCAGCTACGGCTTTTGCGAAGCCCATGCCGCCGCTTTTGCTACCACAGCCTACAAAACCGCTTATTTGCTGGCTCACTGCCCGGCCGAATATTTGGCTGCGTTGCTAAGCTGCCAGCCCTTGGGTTATTATCCACCCTGGGTGCTGATCGGGGAGGCACGGCGGCGGGGGATTAAAATACTGCCGCCGGATATTAATGTAAGCGCTGCCGGTTACACGGTGGAAAACGGTGCCCTTAGAATTGGCCTCAAGCAAATCAAAGGGATGAAAGAGAAGGTCTTAACCGAACTGCTGGCTGTGCGGGAAAACCAAGCATTTATTTCCTGGGCAGACTTAACCGAGCGGGTAGATCTTCCGGCCAATTTACGCGCAGCTTTAATTTTAGCCGGAGCGGCCTTGGCTTTTAACCCTAACCGGCGTGCTCTGTTATGGCAGGACAACCTGAATTGTACCGGCTCAAAGGTACCTGATTTCACTCCGGCCGAGCGGATCGCTTTAGAATGGGATATCCTCGGCTTTTCTTGGAGTGGACACCCCTTAAGCTTAGTTCGATCGCAGCTAGCTGGGGCTGGAGTATTGCCTATCGGTGCTGCTTCTCGACAACGGCCCGGGGTAGAATGTTGGGTAGCTGGATTGCCGATAAGACCGCACCGTCCGCCCACCAGAAGCGGTCGCCGGGTGGCGTTTTTGTCCCTGGAAGACGAAACCGGCTTACTGGATGTTACTGTTTTTGAAGATGTTTACCATCGCTACGGTCATATCCTGTTTAGCGGGCAGCTTAAACCGCTGCTGATACGAGGTTATTGCCAGGGCCAAAATAGTCGTTCGAGCTTCATTGCCCAGGAACTTAAAGTTCTAAAATTTAAATAG